A segment of the Aureimonas sp. SA4125 genome:
GAGTTCCGCAACCCGCAACATGGCGTTCAGGGCAACGCGTCCGAGCGCGGTTTCCATACGCAGTCGCGGGAGTATCGCCAGCCTCCTGTTTAAGCGCCGCGCTTCATCAAGGTCTTCCGGAGTGAAATTAAGGTCCATCGAAGGCAAACGCAGGGCGTGTCGTTGAGGTCCCAAGCCTTCATGCGACGCAGGCACACGATCCCGGCTTCTGTTGGCGAGTTGCAACTGGCCAGCAGTCCGCTGGCTTAGACGACTATGATTACGACGAATTGGACTGACAATGCGAGGGCGTTATTTGCACTACATCGGCCGTTAAGACAATTTTCGCCCGTCGGTAGCCGCTCCTCGGGACGAGGGTATAGGGCAGGTGATGGCGATTAGCTGACGCATTGATCATCATTTCGCAGGACTCGTCCAAGTGTGGCTCACGGCTCAAGCCGACCGAGCGGCTCAACTTTTTTAAACAGTCTGGTTAGAAGCCGAGCATGTGAACGCGGCAACCATCGTCGCTTTGAGCTCGGTCTCACTGAATGGCTTGCCTATTCGGGGCGCACGATTGAGACTCTCCGCGAGTTCGAGCGCACCATATCCAGTGGCGACAACGAATGGCACCGACGCCGCCCTTAGAGCGACAGCGATTGGAGCGCTGCTGTCGCCGCTCAGATTGGCATCGAGCAGTGCGCCGTCCAGGCCACCGTCATTGACAACCGCAAGCGCCTCCTCGATCGTTCCCACCGGGCCAACGACGTCGCATCCGAAATCCTCCAATACCATGCTGATATAATCAGCGACCATGTATTCGTCTTCCACGACGAGAACCCGCAGGCCAGCCAGCTCCGAGAGCGCGAGCGCCGCCATCAAACGGTGTTTACAGTGGGAGGACGTGCCGCACCGGTCGGCATGACAGCCGACTCCATCGGGAAGGTCAGCGTCGCGCGCAGACCTTCCTGCTCGAAGGTCACGCTCGATTTGCCCTTAAGCTCATAGGCGATGCTGCGCTCGATGAATCGCGTCCCCTGTCCACGCCGCGTCGGCTCCTGAACGGGCGGGCCTTGGCTTTC
Coding sequences within it:
- a CDS encoding response regulator; the encoded protein is MAALALSELAGLRVLVVEDEYMVADYISMVLEDFGCDVVGPVGTIEEALAVVNDGGLDGALLDANLSGDSSAPIAVALRAASVPFVVATGYGALELAESLNRAPRIGKPFSETELKATMVAAFTCSASNQTV